Proteins from a genomic interval of Chroococcidiopsis thermalis PCC 7203:
- a CDS encoding sensor histidine kinase: MSPPNRFDKTQQWRRIFYSLRTSILIWYVLLLTCSAFLSTLVIRQVLLARLEARHATSLLQEVKEFRVLANGKDPNTGKPFQHNLKALFKVFLNRNIPDDDEFLIAIIEGEIDRSSPRALPEPLKQNSELIQYFGKLTQPEQGARETAVGTILYRAAPIIRDETHGVFVVAQLTAGERQEVNEAMAVIIQVKIFVIIGAAILAWLVAGRTLTPLHLLTETARSIRESDLTRRIPVKGSDEVAELATTFNEMLDRLQAAFSSQRNFINDASHELRTPITIIRGHLELMGDDPQEREETVALVTDELDRMSRFVDDLLLLAKAEQPNFLKLERLDLTTLVAEIYSKAIALSTDRHWQIDRHSPGTIIADRQRLTQAMINLAQNATQHTTTGDTIALGCMQRHNWVRLWVRDTGEGISLADQQRIFERFARTTKSQRRSEGAGLGLAIVRAIAQAHGGKIELSSRPHHGSTFTIVLPIEPTSEIISHE, translated from the coding sequence GTGTCACCACCAAATCGTTTCGATAAAACTCAACAATGGCGGCGGATCTTTTATAGCTTGCGTACCAGCATTTTAATTTGGTATGTCTTGCTATTAACTTGTAGTGCGTTTCTTTCCACCTTGGTCATCCGGCAAGTCTTACTGGCGCGCCTAGAGGCAAGACATGCAACCTCTTTGCTACAGGAAGTCAAGGAGTTTCGAGTTTTAGCTAATGGCAAAGACCCCAACACGGGAAAACCTTTTCAACATAACCTTAAAGCTTTATTTAAAGTTTTTCTCAACCGCAACATTCCTGATGACGATGAGTTTTTGATTGCCATCATCGAGGGTGAAATCGATCGCTCCAGCCCTAGAGCGCTACCCGAGCCACTAAAACAGAATTCAGAGCTAATTCAATATTTTGGTAAATTGACTCAGCCCGAACAGGGAGCCAGAGAGACTGCTGTAGGCACGATTCTCTATCGCGCTGCCCCTATTATCAGAGATGAAACTCACGGAGTCTTTGTGGTCGCTCAACTGACAGCAGGGGAACGCCAAGAAGTGAATGAAGCAATGGCAGTGATTATTCAAGTCAAAATTTTTGTCATCATTGGGGCAGCTATCCTTGCTTGGTTAGTGGCAGGTAGAACGCTGACTCCTCTACATTTACTCACGGAAACTGCACGCTCGATTCGCGAATCTGACCTCACTCGCCGCATTCCTGTCAAAGGGTCGGATGAAGTTGCCGAACTCGCAACGACATTTAATGAAATGCTCGATCGCCTCCAAGCTGCTTTCAGCAGCCAACGCAACTTCATTAACGATGCCAGTCACGAACTGCGAACGCCAATTACTATCATCCGCGGTCACTTAGAACTCATGGGCGACGATCCCCAAGAACGAGAGGAAACTGTAGCCTTGGTGACAGACGAATTAGATCGCATGAGTCGTTTTGTTGACGATCTGTTACTCCTCGCTAAGGCGGAGCAACCAAACTTTTTAAAGCTGGAAAGATTAGATCTGACTACCTTGGTAGCAGAAATTTACTCTAAAGCGATCGCCCTATCAACGGATCGCCACTGGCAGATCGATCGCCATAGCCCAGGGACAATTATTGCCGACCGTCAGCGCCTCACTCAAGCAATGATAAACTTGGCTCAGAATGCCACCCAACACACGACAACGGGAGATACGATTGCTTTAGGCTGTATGCAGAGACACAATTGGGTACGGTTATGGGTGCGCGATACGGGCGAAGGTATTTCTCTGGCAGACCAACAAAGAATTTTTGAACGCTTTGCTCGCACTACCAAAAGTCAAAGACGTTCTGAAGGTGCTGGCTTAGGCTTGGCAATCGTGCGGGCGATCGCTCAAGCTCACGGTGGCAAAATTGAACTAAGTAGTCGTCCTCATCACGGCTCTACTTTTACCATCGTACTTCCTATCGAACCCACATCAGAGATAATATCTCATGAGTAG
- a CDS encoding response regulator transcription factor, whose product MSRILIVEDEPRISAFIEKGLKANGYTVSVVRDGDEALLVANSKDFDLMILDIGLPRQDGWTILSTLRGQGEYLPIVILTARDDVNDKVAGLEGGADDYMTKPFRFEELLARVRLRLRDKTQSVTKEIAELKAGNLVLDLRLRQVRIGDRSIELSAKEFTLIETFLRHPNQVLSREQLLSAVWGYDYDPGSNIVDVYVGYLRKKISSHLIETVRGMGYRFVSQQ is encoded by the coding sequence ATGAGTAGAATTTTAATCGTCGAAGATGAACCCCGGATTAGTGCTTTTATTGAAAAAGGACTAAAAGCCAATGGCTACACAGTCTCAGTAGTTCGGGATGGCGATGAAGCTTTACTTGTAGCCAATAGCAAAGATTTTGACCTCATGATTCTCGATATAGGGCTACCGCGACAAGACGGTTGGACGATATTATCAACATTGCGCGGTCAAGGAGAATATTTACCGATCGTCATTCTCACTGCTCGCGACGATGTGAATGATAAAGTAGCGGGACTAGAGGGAGGCGCTGATGACTATATGACAAAGCCATTTCGGTTTGAAGAATTGCTGGCGCGGGTGCGTTTGCGGTTACGCGACAAAACTCAGAGCGTTACGAAGGAGATTGCGGAACTCAAAGCAGGTAATCTTGTCCTAGATTTGCGGCTGCGACAAGTTAGAATTGGCGATCGCTCGATTGAACTTTCTGCAAAAGAATTTACGTTGATCGAAACATTTCTGCGGCATCCCAATCAAGTCCTCAGCCGCGAGCAACTCCTCAGTGCTGTTTGGGGTTATGACTACGATCCTGGTTCTAATATTGTTGATGTTTATGTTGGCTATTTACGCAAAAAAATCAGTTCTCACCTGATTGAAACCGTCCGAGGTATGGGATACCGTTTCGTTAGTCAGCAGTGA
- a CDS encoding glycosyltransferase family 2 protein, translated as MTKLIIQIPCYNEAETLGTTLSALPREIPEISCVEWLIIDDGSTDKTLAVAKEFGVDRIVRLNHNQGLAKAFMAGIEACLIAGADIIVNTDADNQYCADDIPKLIAPILLGRAEIVIGTRPIHKIKHFSPTKKFLQKLGSWVVRLASNTDIPDAPSGFRAISREAAMQLNVFNEYTYTLETIIQAGQKGIPITAVPIRTNKYLRPSRLVKNIPTYIQRSLFTILRIFMTYQPLKFFTILGSIPFSLGTLLGIRWLIFFLDGTTRTRIPSLILAAILIITGVQLWLFGLVADLLAVNRKVLEEIQLRLRRADIEGSRSEES; from the coding sequence ATGACCAAGCTAATTATTCAAATTCCTTGTTATAACGAAGCAGAAACTTTAGGAACTACTCTCTCAGCTTTGCCGCGGGAAATACCTGAAATTAGCTGTGTAGAATGGTTAATAATTGATGATGGCAGTACGGATAAAACACTTGCAGTTGCTAAAGAGTTTGGGGTCGATCGCATTGTCAGATTGAACCACAATCAAGGACTCGCAAAAGCATTTATGGCAGGGATAGAAGCCTGTCTAATCGCAGGAGCAGATATTATTGTTAATACTGATGCAGATAATCAATATTGTGCTGATGATATTCCTAAATTAATTGCTCCTATTTTATTAGGTAGAGCAGAAATTGTTATTGGCACGCGACCAATTCATAAAATTAAACACTTTTCCCCAACCAAAAAGTTTTTACAAAAATTAGGAAGTTGGGTGGTACGCCTTGCTAGTAACACGGACATTCCCGACGCACCCAGTGGTTTTCGGGCAATTAGTCGAGAAGCAGCAATGCAATTAAATGTATTTAACGAATATACTTATACGCTAGAAACGATCATTCAAGCTGGACAAAAAGGTATTCCGATTACTGCCGTTCCGATTAGAACAAATAAATATCTCAGACCTTCGCGTTTAGTTAAAAATATTCCAACTTACATTCAGCGATCGCTCTTTACAATTTTACGCATTTTCATGACATATCAGCCCCTAAAATTCTTCACAATTTTAGGCAGCATTCCTTTTAGTTTGGGTACATTGCTGGGGATTCGATGGCTGATATTTTTTCTGGATGGCACAACTCGTACTCGTATCCCTAGCTTGATTTTAGCAGCAATTTTAATTATTACTGGCGTACAATTGTGGCTTTTTGGCTTAGTTGCCGATCTCTTAGCAGTCAACCGCAAAGTATTAGAAGAAATTCAATTACGACTACGACGGGCGGATATTGAAGGGAGCAGGAGTGAAGAGAGCTGA
- a CDS encoding lysylphosphatidylglycerol synthase transmembrane domain-containing protein translates to MKRIISIVVSLIILVIIYWKIDFTNLIEIFQNSNIYWMIVSLCMVVPITTITAWRLQQLAPKQAQLSFGEANKLILAASVLNMVLPSKMGDIAKAYFMRQQGHLTGSLSLSLVVFEKTCDLLSLLLWCVLGLILYPYKNWLFWLMTVSVGLGLTLGLLLLSSHKFAQIFFVLSKAISTKKLKIKIQKLQFSWEEMHHYFWRDRANLLKIALTSIFIWFLHLLQIWFFILALKAWTPFLANLALSPLAILAGLLPLTFAGVGTRDAALIAFYQPYFNASTAAALGLLCTSRYLLPAIGGLPFLGQYLTTVRNLSQEK, encoded by the coding sequence ATGAAACGAATAATTTCTATTGTAGTTAGCTTAATAATTTTAGTAATTATTTATTGGAAAATCGATTTTACTAATCTCATCGAAATATTTCAAAACTCAAACATTTACTGGATGATAGTCAGTCTATGTATGGTTGTACCCATAACAACTATTACAGCATGGCGATTGCAGCAACTAGCTCCTAAACAAGCTCAATTAAGCTTTGGAGAAGCAAATAAATTAATTTTAGCTGCTAGCGTGCTGAATATGGTCTTACCTTCAAAGATGGGCGATATTGCTAAAGCTTATTTTATGCGGCAGCAAGGGCATTTGACTGGTTCTTTGTCTTTATCTTTAGTTGTTTTTGAGAAAACTTGCGATTTACTATCATTATTATTATGGTGTGTTTTGGGTTTAATTCTTTATCCTTATAAAAATTGGTTATTTTGGCTAATGACAGTAAGTGTGGGATTAGGTCTAACCCTTGGCTTACTCTTACTCAGTTCTCATAAATTCGCTCAAATATTTTTCGTCTTAAGTAAAGCGATCTCCACCAAAAAACTGAAAATTAAAATTCAAAAATTGCAATTTTCTTGGGAGGAAATGCATCATTACTTTTGGCGCGATCGCGCCAATTTGTTAAAAATAGCCTTAACTTCTATTTTTATTTGGTTTTTACACCTATTACAGATTTGGTTCTTCATTCTGGCTCTCAAAGCCTGGACACCATTTTTAGCTAATCTCGCTCTCTCTCCATTAGCGATTTTAGCAGGATTATTACCACTGACGTTTGCTGGTGTTGGCACTCGTGATGCTGCATTAATTGCATTCTACCAACCATATTTTAATGCTTCTACGGCAGCTGCTTTAGGTTTACTTTGCACATCTCGCTACTTGTTACCTGCGATTGGAGGTTTACCTTTTTTGGGACAATATTTAACGACTGTACGCAACCTTTCTCAAGAGAAGTAA
- a CDS encoding iron uptake porin, whose amino-acid sequence MLQIISNNIRTSIFVFGATLALTNSVFASELKQENTDLERANNLSSSFKESAPYEANSLERITPVSQLDNISARDWQWQTLKSLSQRYNTTIDFNGDRSFTRYEFASTLDAVLTEISKLIATGDAERVSQADITKLQRLQTEFAAELANLQTRRVEGLESQTQQLEAQQFSTTTTLSGQVIFAVSSAFGDEKADGSSEKVDSNLVLSDRVRLTFNTSFMGEDRLRVRIQANNFPGVEDATGTTMARLGFEGDSENQFELTRIEYRFPVGEQTTVYAGVFGSGIDDFADTVNSFLDSSSRGAISRFGRRNPIYRQGSGTGVGVEYDLTEEISLQLGYVAEDANEPESGIGGSAYGAIAQLYFEYSDRFELGLTYIHSYNQLDTGTGSELANDPFDENSDAIRANSYGVATTWQINPKFAIGGWMGLTNATAADLPGNPTAEIFNYAITLAFPDLGKEGSLGGIVIGQPPKVTNSDLSTDFQDRNTAWHFEAFYRFKFSEQISMTPGFLVIINPEHDNNNDTLYVGTIRTTFEF is encoded by the coding sequence GTGTTACAGATTATTAGCAATAATATTCGTACAAGCATATTTGTATTTGGTGCAACGCTGGCACTAACAAATAGCGTATTTGCCAGCGAATTGAAGCAAGAAAACACAGATTTAGAGCGAGCAAATAACTTATCTTCTAGTTTTAAGGAGAGCGCACCTTACGAAGCTAACAGTCTCGAGCGGATAACGCCTGTTTCCCAACTCGACAATATTAGCGCTCGCGATTGGCAGTGGCAAACATTAAAATCTCTCAGCCAACGCTATAATACAACAATTGATTTTAATGGCGATCGCAGCTTCACACGTTATGAATTTGCCTCTACTTTAGATGCTGTTTTAACTGAGATCTCAAAACTAATTGCTACAGGTGACGCTGAACGAGTGAGTCAAGCAGACATCACCAAATTGCAAAGATTGCAAACAGAATTTGCTGCTGAATTAGCTAATCTACAAACAAGACGAGTAGAAGGATTAGAAAGTCAAACTCAACAGCTTGAAGCACAACAATTTTCTACAACTACAACTCTTTCAGGTCAAGTTATATTTGCCGTCAGCAGTGCTTTTGGTGACGAAAAAGCCGATGGTAGTAGTGAAAAAGTAGATAGCAATTTGGTTTTGAGCGATCGCGTGCGACTGACTTTTAATACTAGTTTCATGGGGGAAGATCGTCTGAGGGTGCGCATACAAGCGAATAACTTCCCCGGAGTTGAAGATGCGACTGGGACAACAATGGCGCGATTGGGATTTGAAGGGGATAGCGAGAATCAGTTTGAGTTAACTCGCATCGAGTACCGCTTTCCGGTTGGCGAACAAACTACAGTTTATGCTGGGGTCTTCGGTAGCGGAATAGATGACTTTGCCGATACAGTCAATTCTTTCCTCGATAGTAGCAGTCGGGGGGCAATATCTCGCTTTGGCAGACGCAATCCGATATACAGACAAGGTTCGGGTACGGGAGTAGGTGTTGAATACGATTTGACTGAGGAGATTTCTCTGCAACTGGGTTATGTCGCTGAAGATGCTAACGAACCGGAATCTGGAATTGGTGGTAGTGCTTACGGCGCGATCGCGCAATTGTATTTTGAGTATAGCGATCGATTTGAGTTAGGTTTAACTTACATACATTCTTACAACCAGCTAGATACAGGTACGGGAAGCGAACTAGCCAACGATCCTTTTGATGAAAACAGCGATGCTATCCGAGCAAATTCTTATGGTGTTGCTACAACTTGGCAGATTAATCCTAAATTTGCGATCGGTGGATGGATGGGTTTGACAAATGCGACAGCCGCAGATTTACCAGGTAATCCAACCGCAGAAATTTTTAACTATGCTATCACCCTTGCCTTTCCTGACTTAGGGAAAGAAGGTAGCTTAGGTGGAATTGTTATCGGTCAACCACCAAAGGTTACTAACAGCGATCTCAGCACAGATTTTCAAGACCGCAATACAGCTTGGCATTTTGAAGCATTCTACCGCTTTAAATTCAGCGAACAAATTTCAATGACTCCAGGTTTCTTAGTTATTATCAATCCCGAACACGATAACAATAACGATACTTTATATGTTGGGACAATTCGTACTACTTTTGAATTCTAA
- a CDS encoding DUF4336 domain-containing protein, protein MLREIDRNIWVGERQLKFLGLEVGTRMTVIRLDNGELIIISPIDVDETTIQQINALGHVTTIIAPNCYHHLFLNNFKSIYPNAEIWIAPGLDLKRPDIKSDRILSECGKIGDLNEVEYLLFAGFQTIGIDNSGILNEIVFWHRESQTLVLTDTAFHVDASFPWQTQLVFRIIGGDRSLEPTRLEKLASRDKEKVKQSIQKVLCWDFHRVIMAHGSIIERDGKCRLQAGYEKFLSITNLQI, encoded by the coding sequence ATGCTGAGAGAAATCGATCGAAATATCTGGGTTGGCGAACGGCAACTTAAGTTTTTAGGTCTAGAAGTGGGAACGAGAATGACAGTAATTCGCCTTGACAATGGCGAACTTATAATTATTTCTCCCATTGATGTTGATGAAACAACTATTCAGCAAATTAACGCACTGGGTCACGTCACCACAATTATCGCGCCAAATTGCTATCATCATCTTTTTCTCAACAACTTCAAGTCGATTTATCCTAATGCCGAGATTTGGATTGCTCCAGGTTTAGACTTGAAAAGACCAGATATAAAGAGCGATCGCATCCTTAGCGAATGTGGTAAAATCGGCGATTTGAATGAAGTTGAATATCTTTTATTTGCGGGATTTCAAACTATAGGTATCGACAATTCGGGAATATTAAATGAAATTGTATTTTGGCATCGAGAAAGCCAAACTTTGGTATTGACAGATACAGCATTTCATGTCGATGCTAGTTTTCCTTGGCAAACACAATTAGTTTTCAGAATTATAGGAGGCGATCGCTCCTTAGAACCAACCAGATTAGAAAAACTTGCTTCTCGTGATAAAGAAAAGGTAAAACAGTCAATTCAAAAAGTTCTCTGCTGGGATTTTCATCGAGTCATTATGGCTCATGGTAGTATTATTGAACGTGACGGTAAATGTCGATTACAAGCAGGATATGAGAAGTTTTTATCTATAACAAATCTACAGATATAG
- a CDS encoding TetR/AcrR family transcriptional regulator → MTSRHLPQQSRSRKRFEQILQAAAAVFAEVGYEAASTEAIAQRANTSIGSLYRFFPDKSAVLYALAERYAEQMRDLFVTKFNSSTVDRPLAQVVSDTVEAFDDFFTTVPGAQAIMLRSRVSPELQAVNQRADREIVAHLEAFFALRQPQMEPEQRQLAALVSVEITGALQLLSLAQTERLRQQIVTETKHILIRYLQPLFPDCDPTNEKVGS, encoded by the coding sequence ATGACTTCCAGGCATTTACCGCAACAATCCCGTAGCAGAAAAAGATTTGAGCAAATTCTGCAAGCCGCCGCCGCAGTGTTTGCCGAAGTTGGCTATGAAGCAGCTTCTACGGAGGCGATCGCACAACGGGCAAATACTTCTATTGGCTCGCTTTATCGCTTTTTTCCAGATAAATCTGCGGTTTTATACGCCTTGGCAGAGAGATATGCCGAGCAAATGCGGGATTTATTTGTCACTAAGTTCAATTCCTCAACAGTAGATCGACCTCTGGCTCAGGTGGTCAGCGATACAGTCGAAGCGTTTGATGATTTTTTCACGACCGTACCAGGGGCGCAAGCAATTATGTTGCGATCGCGAGTTTCTCCTGAGTTACAGGCGGTGAATCAACGTGCCGATCGCGAAATTGTGGCACATTTAGAAGCTTTTTTTGCCTTGCGACAACCGCAGATGGAACCAGAGCAACGCCAGCTAGCGGCTTTAGTCAGCGTAGAAATTACTGGAGCGTTACAGCTATTATCCCTTGCCCAAACAGAACGGTTACGACAGCAGATCGTGACTGAAACCAAACACATTTTAATTCGCTATCTTCAACCGCTTTTTCCCGATTGCGATCCGACAAATGAGAAAGTTGGGAGCTAA